The following coding sequences lie in one Kiritimatiellia bacterium genomic window:
- the iolM gene encoding scyllo-inosose 3-dehydrogenase: MKAVILSAEWSPKTDFTLGKKDMDGKLTYLGSKVWRHPRVEIAEIGKPAIKEDEVLVRVRACGICGSDVHMAQADRDGYIFYPGLTAFPVVLGHEFAGVVAEAGKNAVSKRTGKRFSAGEPVCAEEMIWCSYCRPCADGYPNHCENLQELGFSVAGAFTEYVAINARYLWSLDEMKRMYGEGDELFVAGSLVEPCSVAYNAVIERAGGIRAGDNVVILGGGPIGLAAAAILRRSGAARVILSEPQPERAHMAMKMGVTDIINPEKDDFAERILELTDGYGASLYLEATGMPDRVFPGIERALWEGRALNARVVIVARADAKIPVTGEVFQVRRAAIIGAQGHSGHGTFPRVIAVMASGMDMRPIVTKRIKLADVPKNIIALQTDRKECKVTAII; encoded by the coding sequence ATGAAGGCGGTTATATTGTCGGCGGAGTGGTCCCCGAAAACTGATTTCACGCTCGGGAAAAAAGACATGGACGGAAAGCTGACCTATCTGGGCAGCAAGGTGTGGCGGCATCCCCGCGTTGAGATTGCGGAAATTGGGAAGCCGGCGATAAAGGAGGACGAGGTGCTGGTGCGCGTCAGGGCCTGCGGCATATGCGGGAGCGACGTGCACATGGCCCAGGCCGACCGGGACGGCTATATATTTTATCCCGGCCTGACCGCCTTTCCGGTGGTTCTGGGACATGAATTCGCCGGCGTTGTGGCCGAAGCCGGGAAAAATGCGGTCAGCAAACGCACCGGCAAAAGATTTTCCGCGGGCGAGCCGGTCTGCGCCGAGGAGATGATCTGGTGTTCGTATTGCCGTCCCTGCGCGGACGGATATCCGAATCACTGCGAGAATTTGCAGGAACTCGGCTTCAGCGTCGCCGGCGCCTTTACGGAATACGTGGCGATTAACGCGCGATATCTGTGGAGTCTGGATGAGATGAAGCGAATGTATGGCGAGGGAGACGAGCTTTTCGTGGCCGGCAGCCTCGTTGAGCCGTGTTCGGTTGCCTACAATGCGGTCATTGAACGGGCCGGCGGTATCCGCGCCGGAGACAACGTGGTGATTCTCGGCGGCGGGCCGATCGGCCTGGCCGCCGCGGCCATTTTGAGGCGCTCCGGAGCCGCCAGGGTGATTCTTTCCGAGCCTCAGCCGGAAAGGGCGCACATGGCAATGAAGATGGGTGTGACAGATATAATCAATCCGGAAAAGGATGATTTTGCGGAACGGATTCTTGAATTGACGGATGGTTACGGCGCTAGTCTTTATCTGGAAGCCACCGGCATGCCGGACAGGGTGTTTCCCGGCATAGAGCGGGCATTGTGGGAGGGACGGGCGTTGAACGCCAGAGTGGTCATCGTGGCCAGGGCCGACGCAAAAATTCCGGTCACCGGCGAGGTTTTCCAGGTGCGGCGCGCCGCGATCATCGGCGCCCAGGGGCATTCCGGACACGGAACGTTTCCGCGGGTGATTGCGGTCATGGCCTCCGGCATGGACATGCGGCCGATTGTGACAAAGCGCATAAAGCTGGCCGATGTGCCCAAGAACATAATCGCCCTGCAGACCGACCGCAAGGAATGCAAGGTGACGGCGATAATTTAA